In Fimbriimonadia bacterium, a genomic segment contains:
- a CDS encoding diacylglycerol kinase produces MKGRRHNPFEPFRVALEGVIHTFRTQRHMRFHFYTVVVVLVLGMFYNLHYREILILLFTISMVLMAEMFNSAIEAVVDLVQPTYHPMAKFAKDIAAGAVLITTVNAIVVGSLLFIGDTRLVDLSRLFRPNEIPQAITLKSLVGVFVVFALVVIGKALGRRGSLWHGGLISGHSALGFFFAIGIVILAQGNILVQLLAVMLGLLVAQSRWEAGIHSLFEVGLGATVGSVLAAIIYGLSAR; encoded by the coding sequence GTGAAAGGACGGCGTCACAACCCATTCGAGCCGTTCCGCGTAGCGTTGGAGGGTGTTATCCACACCTTCCGCACGCAGCGCCACATGCGCTTTCACTTCTACACCGTCGTGGTCGTGCTGGTTCTCGGCATGTTCTACAACCTGCACTACCGCGAGATCCTGATCCTGTTGTTTACGATTTCCATGGTTCTGATGGCCGAGATGTTCAACTCTGCCATCGAAGCCGTAGTGGATTTGGTCCAACCGACATACCATCCCATGGCGAAGTTTGCCAAGGACATCGCCGCGGGAGCCGTCTTGATAACGACCGTGAATGCCATCGTGGTAGGGTCCCTGCTCTTCATCGGAGACACACGCCTCGTGGATCTCAGCAGGCTGTTCCGGCCGAACGAGATTCCCCAAGCGATCACGCTCAAATCACTGGTCGGCGTGTTCGTCGTGTTTGCTCTCGTGGTGATAGGCAAGGCGCTCGGTAGGCGAGGGTCCCTGTGGCATGGCGGTCTAATCAGCGGTCACTCTGCCCTGGGCTTCTTCTTCGCGATTGGCATCGTGATCCTGGCCCAAGGCAACATTCTCGTTCAGCTCTTGGCCGTAATGCTGGGCTTGTTGGTGGCGCAGAGCCGGTGGGAGGCCGGCATTCACTCGCTCTTCGAAGTAGGCTTGGGAGCGACCGTCGGCAGCGTGCTTGCAGCAATCATTTACGGGCTGAGCGCTCGATAA